The Terriglobus tenax genome contains a region encoding:
- a CDS encoding 1-deoxy-D-xylulose-5-phosphate reductoisomerase → MKNIAILGSTGSIGTSTLSICESFPERFRPVSLAAGRNLDVALAQCRQWRPRLVSMATEELADQLTQQLRAEGITGIDVLHGTAGTIAVATLPEVDFVVSAIVGVSGLEATYEAVRAGKDIGLANKEALVAAGELIIAEARRNNVALLPIDSEHNAIHQCMRGGTPAEVKQIWLTASGGPFRNTPLDQFASITPAQALKHPTWVMGQRITIDSATMLNKGLEIIEACRLFDLPPSKVQVTIHPQSTVHSLVEYVDGSILAQISVTDMRLPILYAMAYPERIPSDLTFDMKLLSQLDFQQPDFARFPCLRLAYEAAEASPAHCIALNAADEIAVAAFLEGRIPFLGIPRTIESVLQLTKPSHPASIQAVLSADNEARQLAREVALGQAATH, encoded by the coding sequence ATGAAGAACATTGCCATCCTCGGCTCTACCGGCTCTATCGGAACCAGCACCCTGTCCATCTGCGAGAGCTTTCCGGAGCGTTTTCGCCCGGTCTCGCTGGCTGCCGGACGCAACCTGGACGTCGCGCTTGCCCAGTGCCGGCAGTGGCGCCCGCGGCTGGTCTCCATGGCCACCGAGGAGCTGGCCGACCAGCTTACGCAACAGCTCCGCGCCGAGGGCATCACCGGCATCGACGTGCTGCATGGCACCGCCGGAACCATTGCCGTAGCCACGCTGCCCGAGGTCGACTTTGTCGTCTCCGCCATCGTCGGCGTCTCCGGCCTGGAGGCCACCTATGAGGCCGTCCGTGCAGGGAAAGACATCGGCCTGGCCAACAAGGAAGCCCTGGTCGCCGCCGGCGAGCTGATTATCGCCGAGGCCCGCAGAAACAACGTCGCCCTGCTGCCCATCGACTCCGAGCACAACGCCATTCACCAGTGCATGCGCGGCGGCACACCGGCCGAGGTGAAGCAGATCTGGCTCACCGCCTCCGGTGGCCCTTTCCGCAACACCCCGCTGGACCAGTTCGCCTCCATTACCCCGGCACAGGCTCTGAAGCACCCCACCTGGGTGATGGGACAGCGCATCACCATCGACTCCGCCACCATGCTGAACAAGGGATTGGAGATTATCGAGGCCTGCCGTCTCTTCGATCTGCCGCCCAGCAAGGTGCAGGTGACAATTCACCCGCAGTCGACCGTGCATTCGCTGGTGGAGTACGTGGACGGCAGCATCCTGGCGCAGATCTCGGTCACCGACATGCGGTTGCCGATTCTGTATGCCATGGCCTACCCGGAACGTATTCCGTCAGACCTGACCTTTGACATGAAGCTGTTGAGCCAGTTGGACTTCCAGCAGCCCGACTTCGCCCGCTTCCCCTGCCTGCGGTTAGCCTATGAGGCTGCCGAAGCCAGCCCGGCGCACTGCATTGCGTTGAACGCAGCCGACGAGATCGCTGTTGCAGCCTTCCTTGAAGGACGTATTCCCTTCCTGGGAATTCCCCGTACAATTGAATCCGTGCTCCAGCTCACCAAGCCCAGCCATCCCGCGTCCATTCAAGCGGTGCTTTCGGCAGATAATGAGGCCCGGCAGCTTGCACGCGAAGTAGCCCTTGGCCAGGCTGCGACCCACTGA
- the rseP gene encoding RIP metalloprotease RseP, with amino-acid sequence MTTLIYLAIVLGVMVLIHELGHFLAAKWCGVRVETFSIGFGKRLFGFRRGDTDYRVSVLPFGGYVKMAGDNPGEEPSGDPGEFNAHPRWQRVIIALAGPVANFILAFAIMVFVFHFHNEVDEYISGPARVNYVAKGSPAEAAGLRGGDTIVHFDNSENPDWESVLRRSALNMNQNVALSYLRDGQRVNTRFNVNVGKATEFNGEAMQSLGMIPTMQDSPIEVNEVDADTPAQRAGLQAGDKILSIDGQQLLSVPALLAYLNDQSGKTSTLQILRNGQTITTQVTPEIGDIGNGIKKYRLGFRYAQPPLKISQLPWGEAIVQSAQENWKNSTMIVEVLKRMFTHQVSVKSLSGPIGIGQQIGAAARDSLWTVYRLMAMISINLGIFNLLPIPILDGGMILMLLVESLIRRDLNQQLKERVYQVAFVCLLLFAAMVIFNDISKLGWFAKLKP; translated from the coding sequence ATGACAACTCTTATTTATTTAGCCATCGTGCTCGGCGTTATGGTGCTGATCCACGAACTGGGTCACTTTCTCGCCGCCAAGTGGTGCGGTGTCCGCGTTGAGACCTTCTCCATCGGCTTCGGCAAGCGCTTGTTCGGTTTCCGCCGCGGCGATACGGACTACCGCGTCTCGGTGCTGCCCTTTGGCGGCTATGTGAAGATGGCGGGCGACAACCCCGGCGAAGAGCCCTCGGGCGATCCCGGCGAGTTCAATGCCCATCCCCGCTGGCAGCGCGTCATCATCGCCCTGGCCGGCCCGGTAGCGAACTTCATCCTCGCTTTTGCCATCATGGTCTTCGTCTTCCACTTCCACAACGAGGTGGACGAGTACATCTCCGGCCCGGCGCGTGTGAACTACGTTGCCAAGGGCTCCCCGGCTGAGGCTGCCGGCCTGCGTGGCGGCGACACCATCGTCCACTTTGACAACTCCGAGAACCCTGACTGGGAGAGCGTTCTGCGCCGTTCCGCGCTGAACATGAACCAGAACGTCGCCCTGAGCTACCTGCGCGACGGCCAGCGCGTGAATACACGGTTCAACGTAAACGTGGGCAAGGCCACCGAGTTCAACGGCGAAGCCATGCAGAGCCTGGGCATGATTCCGACCATGCAGGACTCGCCGATCGAGGTCAACGAGGTGGACGCTGATACCCCGGCCCAGCGCGCCGGTCTGCAGGCCGGCGACAAGATCCTGTCGATCGACGGCCAGCAGCTGCTCTCCGTTCCCGCGCTTCTGGCGTATCTGAATGACCAGTCCGGCAAGACCTCCACGCTGCAGATCCTGCGCAACGGCCAGACCATTACGACGCAGGTAACGCCGGAGATTGGCGACATTGGCAACGGCATCAAGAAGTACCGCCTCGGCTTCCGCTACGCCCAGCCGCCGCTGAAGATCTCGCAGCTCCCCTGGGGCGAGGCTATCGTTCAGTCCGCGCAGGAGAACTGGAAGAACTCGACGATGATTGTCGAGGTACTGAAGCGGATGTTCACCCACCAGGTCTCGGTCAAGAGCCTTTCCGGCCCCATCGGCATCGGCCAGCAGATTGGCGCCGCCGCCCGCGATTCGCTGTGGACCGTCTACCGCCTGATGGCGATGATCTCCATCAACCTGGGCATCTTCAACCTGCTGCCCATCCCGATCCTCGACGGTGGCATGATCCTGATGCTGCTCGTAGAGTCGCTCATTCGCCGCGACCTGAACCAGCAGTTGAAAGAACGTGTCTACCAGGTCGCGTTCGTCTGCCTGCTGCTCTTCGCCGCCATGGTCATCTTCAATGACATCTCCAAGCTGGGCTGGTTCGCGAAGCTGAAGCCGTAG
- a CDS encoding DHH family phosphoesterase yields MNCRVFYHDRCFDGACSASLFTRFHRECIGTATEYSYQGLVHRAGALFDGDEFTGDENAIVDFKYSPSPKLTWWFDHHQSAFLTKDDQAAFEAGQKDGSQSMRQFFDPAYTSCTSFIAHIASTKFGMDVSGLKDLIYWANIVDGAKYESAESAVGMKEAAMRLTMVIESTTDDTLIPRLIPMLTEMPLDQILEQPFIAELLEPLLAKHRAAIELIHSRATCEKGVITFDITDQPTEGYNKFIPYYLFPQGVYNIGLSKSSFRTKVAVGTNPWTKVPVDKLVNLAAICERYGGGGHARVGAISFPPDQEDQAREAARVIVDELRATYES; encoded by the coding sequence TTGAATTGCCGCGTTTTTTATCACGACAGATGTTTCGACGGAGCGTGCTCGGCTTCGCTGTTCACACGCTTCCATCGCGAGTGCATTGGCACGGCGACGGAGTACAGCTACCAGGGACTGGTGCATCGCGCCGGTGCGCTGTTTGACGGTGACGAGTTCACCGGCGACGAGAACGCCATCGTCGATTTCAAATATTCGCCTTCGCCCAAGCTGACCTGGTGGTTCGATCATCACCAGTCGGCCTTCCTGACGAAGGATGACCAGGCTGCGTTTGAGGCTGGACAGAAGGACGGCTCGCAGTCAATGCGACAGTTCTTTGACCCAGCGTACACCTCCTGCACCAGCTTCATCGCGCACATCGCCAGCACGAAGTTCGGCATGGATGTCAGCGGCCTGAAGGACCTGATCTATTGGGCAAACATCGTGGATGGCGCCAAGTACGAGAGCGCGGAGTCTGCTGTCGGCATGAAGGAAGCCGCCATGCGGCTGACCATGGTGATTGAGTCCACGACGGACGACACGCTGATCCCGCGTCTGATTCCCATGCTGACGGAGATGCCGCTGGACCAGATCCTGGAGCAGCCCTTTATTGCCGAACTGCTGGAGCCGCTGCTGGCCAAGCACCGTGCGGCCATTGAGCTGATCCACTCGCGCGCGACCTGCGAGAAGGGCGTCATCACCTTCGACATCACCGACCAGCCCACCGAGGGCTACAACAAGTTCATCCCGTATTACCTGTTCCCGCAGGGCGTGTACAACATTGGCCTGAGCAAGTCGAGCTTCCGCACCAAGGTGGCCGTGGGGACCAATCCGTGGACGAAGGTGCCGGTGGACAAGCTGGTGAATCTGGCGGCGATCTGTGAGCGTTACGGAGGCGGCGGACACGCCCGCGTCGGCGCCATCAGCTTCCCCCCGGACCAGGAAGACCAGGCCCGCGAAGCCGCCCGCGTTATTGTGGACGAGCTGCGCGCCACCTACGAGAGTTAG
- a CDS encoding GNAT family N-acetyltransferase, whose protein sequence is MSHPDFTNPFWSGLATENAPLAIGGKLASRYPAAVIPFGGMPEVRDPACMAAFRDLLSPGEIVYITGDEVATVDGLVEQVYLPGVQMHFAGDPAEAVWSQEAVPLGEAEAQEMVALTDVAFPGYFRPQTWRLGSYYGIRVEGQLIAMAGERVSLPGWKEISAVCTHPDHTGKGYAATLVRHVMAEHRKAGIQSYLHASAANSRAIAIYERLGFTHTRGIIFRGMQLA, encoded by the coding sequence GTGAGCCATCCGGACTTTACCAACCCCTTCTGGAGCGGACTGGCGACGGAGAACGCTCCGCTCGCCATCGGTGGAAAGCTGGCAAGCCGCTACCCGGCAGCTGTGATTCCTTTTGGAGGGATGCCGGAGGTGCGCGATCCGGCCTGCATGGCGGCCTTCCGCGACCTGTTGTCCCCCGGAGAGATTGTCTATATCACCGGCGACGAGGTGGCCACGGTCGATGGGCTGGTGGAGCAGGTCTACCTGCCCGGCGTGCAGATGCACTTCGCCGGTGATCCGGCGGAAGCTGTGTGGAGTCAGGAGGCCGTTCCGCTGGGTGAGGCTGAGGCGCAGGAGATGGTGGCGCTGACCGATGTTGCCTTCCCCGGCTACTTCCGGCCCCAGACCTGGCGGCTGGGCAGCTACTACGGCATCCGTGTCGAGGGACAACTGATCGCCATGGCGGGTGAGCGCGTCTCGTTGCCAGGATGGAAAGAGATCAGTGCTGTGTGTACGCATCCTGACCATACCGGCAAAGGCTACGCGGCCACACTGGTTCGCCATGTCATGGCGGAGCACCGGAAAGCCGGCATCCAGAGCTATCTGCACGCCTCGGCCGCCAACAGCCGGGCAATCGCGATTTATGAGCGGCTGGGCTTTACGCACACCCGCGGAATCATCTTCCGCGGCATGCAGCTTGCTTGA
- a CDS encoding Na+/H+ antiporter yields MGGNLHSLELVLMLLLAFVASIAGVARRWQKPYPIVLVIGGLLLSFIPHLPAIPLNPEIVFLVFLPPLLYSSAWQTSWRDFRYNLTSIAMLAVGLVGFTVVGVAFVAARWLPAEFDWRAGILLGAVVSPTDAIAASAIAKKLGLPRRIVDVLEGESLLNDATGLLALEFGLDLMLSGSVPTVSEGLLRLLWLVVGGVGVGLLFGYLFTKLEHWIEDGPVEIALGLVVPYGAYLAAEEVKASGVLAVVACGLYLGQQAARIFSPQVRMQAYAVWDTLEFTLNGLVFVLIGLQLPTVMAGIKGYGVLELVRNGVILSVALILLRLIWVAPGTKVAYFVRRVVLKQQVPPPSLKSSFVVGWTGMRGVVALAAALSLPAEIPQKNLIVFLTFSVIFVTLVLQGLTLPKLIQVLGLSNSSGPDCEESEARKLVLEEAIAFLEEEKTRSHQEMVHVYDDVLHQYEHRLEAILECGSDDPEHAHSAHFREVSLGAIQVERQALIRLRDDGRIGDEVLRRIERELDLSEARRSTTL; encoded by the coding sequence ATGGGCGGAAACCTGCACTCTCTCGAACTCGTGCTGATGCTTCTGCTGGCCTTCGTGGCCTCCATCGCGGGCGTGGCCCGGCGGTGGCAGAAGCCGTATCCTATTGTGCTGGTCATCGGCGGCCTGTTGCTCAGCTTTATCCCGCACCTTCCGGCCATCCCACTCAATCCTGAGATCGTTTTCCTGGTCTTTCTGCCGCCGCTGCTGTACTCCTCGGCGTGGCAGACCTCGTGGCGCGACTTCCGCTACAACCTGACCAGCATCGCGATGCTGGCGGTTGGCCTGGTGGGCTTTACGGTGGTGGGCGTGGCCTTTGTGGCTGCCCGCTGGCTTCCGGCGGAGTTTGACTGGCGCGCCGGCATCCTTCTGGGAGCAGTGGTTTCGCCCACGGATGCGATTGCAGCCAGCGCCATCGCCAAGAAGCTCGGTCTGCCACGCCGCATTGTTGACGTTCTGGAAGGCGAAAGCCTGTTGAACGACGCTACCGGCCTCCTGGCGCTGGAGTTTGGCCTGGATCTGATGCTGAGCGGCTCCGTGCCCACCGTGTCGGAGGGCCTTCTGCGCCTGCTTTGGCTTGTCGTCGGCGGCGTGGGTGTTGGCCTGCTCTTCGGCTACCTGTTCACCAAGCTGGAGCACTGGATCGAGGACGGCCCGGTCGAGATTGCGCTCGGCCTGGTGGTTCCGTATGGAGCCTATCTTGCAGCCGAAGAGGTCAAGGCCTCGGGCGTTCTGGCGGTGGTGGCCTGCGGCCTGTACCTGGGCCAGCAGGCGGCTCGCATCTTCTCACCGCAGGTACGCATGCAGGCCTATGCCGTGTGGGACACGCTGGAGTTCACTCTCAACGGCCTGGTCTTTGTGCTGATCGGTCTGCAACTGCCCACCGTGATGGCAGGCATCAAGGGCTACGGCGTGCTGGAACTGGTGCGGAACGGCGTCATCCTCTCCGTCGCGCTGATCCTGCTGCGGCTGATCTGGGTTGCCCCAGGAACCAAGGTTGCGTACTTTGTGCGACGCGTTGTCCTGAAGCAGCAGGTTCCTCCCCCTTCGCTCAAGTCCTCGTTCGTGGTGGGCTGGACAGGTATGCGCGGTGTTGTGGCGCTGGCCGCGGCGCTGTCTTTGCCTGCGGAGATTCCCCAGAAGAACCTGATCGTCTTCCTGACCTTCTCCGTCATCTTCGTCACGCTGGTGCTGCAGGGGCTCACCCTGCCAAAGCTCATCCAGGTGCTGGGATTGAGCAACAGCAGTGGCCCGGACTGCGAAGAAAGCGAAGCCCGCAAACTGGTGCTGGAGGAAGCGATCGCTTTCCTGGAAGAAGAGAAGACGCGGTCACACCAGGAGATGGTTCACGTCTACGACGATGTGTTGCACCAGTACGAGCATCGCCTGGAAGCCATTCTGGAGTGCGGCAGCGATGATCCCGAACACGCTCACTCGGCGCACTTCCGCGAGGTCTCGCTCGGTGCTATCCAGGTCGAGCGGCAGGCGCTGATCCGGCTGCGCGACGATGGCCGCATCGGCGACGAGGTGCTGCGCAGGATCGAACGCGAACTGGACCTGAGCGAGGCGCGGAGGTCGACGACCCTGTGA
- a CDS encoding penicillin acylase family protein — MDAPDLQARALSTERARRIVKYVGLAAGVVVLLLLLATAGLRLWMSHALNASLPQTDGTLHVRGLNSSAKVERTSTGLPVIHAANLHDLAFAQGYVTAQDRLWQMDMLRRYAEGRLSEVLGTMTVEHDQAQHYLQLGAAADAALAHVAPEQLQLLNAYADGVNAYLASHDGNLPLEFRLLRYEPSKWAPRDSLLVGLSMMQELGTSFPTKLAREILTAKLAPELLADLYPVGSWRDYPPAAPHPDLSAPNQEIPDIPLDESQSVLALSATGLESLQHALHPFRCEDCVSGSNNWVVSGAHTATGKPLLSNDMHLGLDIPGIWYQASLESPELHATGVTLPGLPFIIVGHNQHIAWGFTASLADVQDLYVEKLRTSAADPKKNEYQTREGNWLPVATRHEVIRVRGSKDLPLEISLTTHAGMATPVITPILPKEKRPISLAWTVYDPVITASLPFQAVNQATNYEQFVTAFRGFGGPGLSAVYADDQGHIGYHAIGKVPIRGDAQHSSGLSPVPVTDGSYEWSGYVSYELMPQALDPDTGVLATANARITTDSSPYMLSLDWENPYRNERIWKQLLPGKNLKAVDMMKLQMDIYSDGDHVIAQRLAYAIDHSNTKDKRLHQAADLLRVWNGNMEANSSAAAIVTATRTALWPMLLKPLLGNEWRLYRWNSRMFVEEELVTHTPARWLPKQYANWSELLTAAVDQGLKEAHAPGDLAKWNYGATHRIDLRHPLFGTNRFFRKLFPAPTGPGNFPLPGNGVTVRAGSATFGPSERFTADLADWDNSNLNLPVGQSGNPRSVNFRDQWTNWYEGKPLTLPWSQVKAQHTLTLEP, encoded by the coding sequence ATGGACGCACCGGATCTCCAGGCCAGGGCTCTCTCCACGGAGCGGGCACGTCGAATTGTGAAGTACGTAGGCCTTGCCGCAGGCGTCGTTGTGCTTCTGCTGTTGCTCGCAACCGCTGGTTTGCGGCTGTGGATGTCGCATGCGCTGAACGCCAGCCTGCCCCAGACCGACGGCACGCTGCATGTGCGCGGCCTGAACAGCTCGGCCAAGGTGGAGCGCACGTCCACGGGGCTTCCAGTGATCCACGCCGCCAACCTGCACGACCTTGCCTTCGCACAGGGCTACGTCACCGCGCAGGACCGACTGTGGCAGATGGACATGCTGCGCCGCTACGCCGAAGGGCGCCTGTCCGAGGTGCTGGGCACCATGACCGTGGAGCATGACCAGGCCCAACATTATCTGCAACTGGGCGCAGCCGCCGATGCCGCCCTGGCCCACGTCGCTCCGGAACAACTGCAGCTTCTGAATGCCTACGCCGACGGCGTGAACGCTTACCTCGCATCGCACGACGGCAATCTGCCGCTGGAGTTCCGGCTGTTGCGCTACGAGCCGTCCAAATGGGCTCCGCGCGATTCCCTGCTGGTGGGCCTGTCCATGATGCAGGAGCTGGGCACCAGCTTCCCCACCAAGCTTGCCCGCGAGATCCTGACGGCGAAGCTTGCGCCGGAGCTCCTGGCCGATCTTTACCCCGTAGGGTCATGGCGAGACTACCCGCCTGCCGCGCCTCATCCGGACCTATCCGCTCCGAACCAGGAGATTCCCGATATTCCGCTCGACGAATCGCAGAGTGTCCTGGCACTTTCAGCCACGGGGCTTGAAAGCCTGCAGCACGCCCTGCACCCGTTCCGCTGCGAGGACTGCGTCTCCGGATCCAACAACTGGGTGGTCAGCGGAGCCCATACGGCCACCGGCAAGCCGCTTCTGTCCAATGACATGCACCTGGGCCTCGACATCCCAGGCATCTGGTACCAGGCTTCGCTGGAGTCTCCGGAGCTGCACGCGACCGGCGTAACGCTGCCCGGCCTGCCGTTCATCATCGTGGGCCATAACCAGCACATCGCCTGGGGCTTTACGGCTTCCCTGGCAGACGTGCAGGACCTCTACGTTGAAAAGCTGCGCACCTCTGCCGCCGACCCGAAGAAAAACGAGTACCAGACCCGCGAAGGCAACTGGCTGCCTGTCGCGACACGGCATGAGGTGATCCGCGTCCGTGGCAGCAAGGACCTTCCGCTTGAGATCAGCCTGACCACGCACGCCGGCATGGCCACGCCCGTCATCACGCCCATTCTCCCGAAGGAGAAGCGGCCCATCTCGCTGGCCTGGACGGTCTACGACCCGGTTATCACCGCCAGCCTGCCCTTCCAGGCGGTCAACCAGGCCACGAATTACGAGCAGTTCGTGACGGCCTTCCGCGGCTTCGGAGGGCCGGGGTTGTCCGCGGTCTATGCCGACGACCAGGGACATATCGGCTACCACGCCATCGGCAAGGTGCCGATTCGCGGCGACGCGCAGCACTCCTCCGGGCTTTCGCCGGTACCGGTCACCGACGGCTCTTATGAATGGAGCGGCTATGTGAGCTATGAGCTGATGCCGCAGGCGCTGGACCCCGATACCGGCGTCCTGGCTACGGCCAACGCCCGCATTACGACGGACAGCTCGCCCTATATGCTCTCGCTGGACTGGGAGAACCCTTACCGCAATGAACGCATCTGGAAGCAGCTTCTGCCCGGCAAGAACCTGAAGGCAGTCGACATGATGAAGCTGCAGATGGACATCTACTCGGACGGCGATCACGTCATCGCACAGCGGCTGGCGTATGCCATTGACCACTCCAACACCAAGGACAAGCGGCTGCATCAGGCCGCCGACCTGCTGCGCGTGTGGAACGGCAACATGGAGGCAAACTCCTCCGCGGCCGCCATCGTCACCGCGACACGCACCGCTCTGTGGCCCATGCTGTTGAAGCCGCTGCTGGGCAATGAGTGGAGACTGTACCGCTGGAACTCCCGCATGTTCGTCGAGGAGGAGCTGGTTACGCACACTCCCGCGCGCTGGCTGCCCAAACAGTACGCCAACTGGAGCGAGCTGCTGACCGCCGCCGTAGATCAAGGTCTGAAAGAAGCCCATGCTCCCGGCGACCTGGCCAAATGGAACTACGGCGCAACGCACCGCATTGACCTGCGGCATCCGCTGTTTGGCACCAACCGCTTCTTCCGCAAGCTGTTCCCGGCGCCCACCGGACCGGGCAACTTCCCCTTGCCCGGCAACGGCGTTACCGTGCGCGCAGGGTCGGCGACCTTCGGCCCCAGCGAGCGATTTACCGCCGACCTGGCCGACTGGGACAACTCCAACCTGAACCTGCCCGTTGGCCAGTCCGGCAACCCACGCAGCGTGAACTTCCGCGACCAGTGGACAAACTGGTATGAAGGCAAGCCGCTCACGCTGCCCTGGAGCCAGGTGAAAGCCCAGCACACGCTGACCCTGGAGCCATGA
- a CDS encoding polyprenyl synthetase family protein, whose translation MSVDTILTEAVTLTDAALERLLPGPDAQPHSIHRAMRHSTFAGGKRLRPALVLEAARMIAGSLPEGIEDCGAAIEMLHTYSLIHDDLPALDNDDLRRGKPTCHVVFGEAIAILAGDALQTTAFQSLGFLKCPAPATVQILREVAIAVNTGVGTDGLAPGMIGGQVVDIESEGKKPTAELVEAIHRSKTGALITVSIVAGGLYAGASAADVARLRTFGEKLGLAFQIVDDVLDLTQDSAQLGKTAGKDAATDKATWPAIYGIEKSIADADAMIQEAYDAIAPWGETAEPLKTIARFLVERKH comes from the coding sequence ATGTCTGTCGATACGATCCTTACCGAAGCCGTTACGCTGACGGATGCCGCGCTGGAGCGACTGCTGCCTGGTCCTGATGCTCAGCCGCATTCCATCCACCGCGCCATGCGCCACTCCACCTTTGCCGGCGGCAAGCGCCTGCGCCCCGCGCTGGTGCTGGAAGCCGCCCGCATGATCGCTGGCTCGCTTCCCGAAGGCATTGAAGACTGCGGTGCAGCCATCGAGATGCTGCACACCTACTCGCTGATCCACGACGACCTGCCGGCGCTGGACAACGACGACCTGCGCCGCGGCAAGCCCACCTGCCACGTCGTCTTTGGTGAGGCCATCGCAATTCTCGCGGGCGATGCCCTGCAGACCACCGCCTTCCAGTCGCTCGGCTTTTTGAAGTGCCCCGCGCCCGCCACCGTGCAGATTCTGCGCGAGGTCGCCATCGCCGTCAATACCGGCGTCGGCACGGACGGACTTGCCCCCGGCATGATCGGCGGCCAGGTAGTGGACATTGAGAGCGAGGGGAAAAAGCCCACCGCCGAACTGGTGGAAGCCATTCACCGTTCCAAGACCGGCGCCCTGATCACCGTCTCCATCGTCGCCGGTGGCCTGTATGCCGGCGCTTCAGCAGCGGACGTCGCACGCCTGCGTACCTTCGGCGAGAAGCTCGGCCTGGCCTTCCAGATCGTCGATGACGTGCTGGACCTGACGCAGGACTCCGCCCAACTGGGCAAGACAGCCGGCAAGGACGCCGCCACGGACAAGGCCACCTGGCCCGCGATCTACGGCATTGAAAAGTCCATCGCCGACGCCGACGCCATGATCCAGGAGGCCTACGATGCCATCGCGCCCTGGGGAGAGACTGCTGAGCCGCTGAAGACCATTGCCCGTTTCCTTGTAGAACGGAAGCACTGA
- a CDS encoding DUF59 domain-containing protein: MTEADVRRALRDCFHPALKLSVEALGMVDQITITVDKDAPGAGIPGVPQKHIVALRLLQPSEDETANSMLAELVRNRLYGFPETGTVEVEMAEGWTADRLTDEAREQLAAQLRPQQLVQIRTS; the protein is encoded by the coding sequence ATGACGGAAGCTGACGTTCGCCGTGCCCTTCGTGACTGCTTCCACCCGGCCCTGAAGCTGAGTGTGGAAGCCCTGGGCATGGTGGACCAAATCACCATCACCGTGGATAAGGACGCGCCAGGAGCAGGCATCCCGGGCGTTCCGCAGAAGCACATCGTCGCCCTGCGGCTGCTGCAGCCATCAGAGGACGAGACAGCGAACTCCATGCTGGCAGAGCTGGTGCGGAACCGTCTCTATGGATTTCCTGAGACCGGAACGGTCGAGGTGGAAATGGCCGAAGGCTGGACAGCCGACCGCCTGACAGACGAGGCCCGCGAGCAGCTAGCCGCACAGCTCCGTCCGCAGCAACTGGTACAGATCAGAACAAGCTGA
- a CDS encoding MFS transporter gives MSKAQKHTPLAFLGLACAVGVSSIYYNQPLLVEMGHTFGATGGHTGYVAVATQVGYALGLLAFVPMGDLKERRSLMVRMYAAVSVALLLTAVAQSLTWLIISSAIVGVLASVTHIVLPIAPDLANDEERGRAIGTVMTGLLLGVLLARTFAGWVSRIHIGGAAGWRTVFVVAAIINLAFVPLLRRSMPLLPPRHKLTYGDAMRSLWTLWRSQRLLRESAAMGALVFASFSCFWTTLAFFLGSRYGLGAGVAGTFGVVGAAGAVIAPVAGRMADRRGPRYVLSWALITLAASFVWLWLQDRLHMSMALHLAAMVVGVIVLDMGAQMSQIANQTRIFGLDASARSRLNTVYMTVYFTGAALGSAMVTFAWVHWQWTGVCTLALLLLGVATIVHATGQKGPCPQEEISVPEERVLEV, from the coding sequence ATGAGTAAGGCCCAAAAACATACTCCGCTCGCGTTTCTTGGCCTTGCCTGTGCCGTCGGCGTCTCCAGCATCTACTACAACCAGCCTCTCCTGGTGGAGATGGGCCATACCTTTGGCGCCACCGGCGGCCACACCGGTTACGTAGCCGTAGCCACACAGGTGGGCTATGCCCTTGGCCTGCTTGCCTTTGTGCCGATGGGCGACCTGAAAGAGCGTCGCAGTCTGATGGTGCGCATGTATGCCGCCGTCTCGGTGGCTCTGCTGCTCACGGCCGTGGCGCAGTCACTGACGTGGCTGATTATCTCCAGTGCCATTGTGGGCGTCCTGGCTTCGGTCACGCATATCGTTCTTCCCATTGCACCGGATCTCGCCAACGACGAGGAACGGGGCCGCGCCATTGGCACGGTCATGACGGGTCTCCTTCTGGGCGTTTTGCTGGCGCGCACCTTCGCCGGCTGGGTCAGCCGCATTCACATTGGCGGGGCCGCTGGCTGGCGTACGGTCTTCGTGGTGGCCGCCATCATCAACCTTGCATTCGTGCCGTTGCTGCGCCGCTCCATGCCGCTGCTGCCGCCCAGGCATAAGCTGACCTACGGCGACGCCATGCGCTCGCTGTGGACCCTATGGCGGAGCCAGAGGCTGCTGCGGGAGTCGGCCGCCATGGGCGCTCTGGTCTTCGCGTCCTTCTCCTGCTTCTGGACGACGCTGGCCTTCTTCCTGGGCAGCCGCTACGGCCTGGGAGCGGGGGTGGCTGGCACCTTCGGTGTTGTGGGAGCAGCGGGAGCAGTGATCGCTCCGGTTGCCGGACGCATGGCCGACCGCCGAGGACCGCGCTATGTGCTGAGCTGGGCCCTGATTACGCTGGCGGCTAGCTTCGTGTGGCTGTGGCTTCAGGACCGCCTTCACATGTCCATGGCGCTGCACCTGGCGGCGATGGTGGTAGGCGTCATCGTGCTCGACATGGGCGCGCAGATGTCGCAGATCGCCAACCAGACACGCATCTTCGGCCTGGACGCTTCGGCGCGCAGCCGCCTGAATACGGTCTACATGACGGTGTACTTCACCGGAGCGGCGCTTGGCTCGGCCATGGTGACCTTCGCATGGGTTCACTGGCAGTGGACCGGAGTCTGTACGCTGGCGCTGCTTCTGCTGGGGGTTGCCACGATCGTGCATGCCACCGGGCAGAAGGGGCCATGCCCGCAGGAAGAGATCTCCGTTCCGGAAGAGCGTGTTCTCGAGGTTTAG